The Brassica oleracea var. oleracea cultivar TO1000 chromosome C7, BOL, whole genome shotgun sequence sequence AAAGCCACAGCTTTCGAAGTTGAACATGTGTTTAAAGCATATGTGTACTTTATAGCTTATCTAGAGAAAGTTGGTGTGGATCCTTGATACAAATATACAATCTCTCTAACTCAACTTGACACTTGTTTGGCTTAGCGCTTTTGTTCTGCTGTGGTAGCTAATGAATCTGTTTGATTCTAGTATGGTTTGTATGTAAGTCCATGTTTTTTGTTTTTTTTTCTTAATATCTGGGTAATTGTGTTAAGTCCATGTTTGATTCGTCTGACTGTAAAACGAAGTCTTCAAGCATCTGCATTGATTACCTTCCCGGTGTTTGGAGCATGGATCTTACTCTCTGCCTAGTTTGATTTCTAGAAGACATGTTCATCTGATGCATCAGCCATGTTCACATATTGGTTTTGCTTCTGTTTCTTGCTCAAAACATTGTCTAGTTTTGAGCATTGTGAGCAAACCGTTAACCGGGTTAATCTCTGGTTCAAACCAGGTAATTTAAATTATATGTTTAATGTGATTGTTTAAATTCTTTTATAATATAAAAGTAAACAAAAAGAGAGAGAGGATACAAAAATTGTCTTCAAATATGTATTATTCATAATCATTAATTGTCATATATATGTTAATCATATTAGGTAATTTCATAGCTTTTATGTAAGAAAATAAAGAATTTTTTTTTGTACATTACTAATCAATTTGATAGTTAGTTTAATAAAAAGTATAATATATATTTATATGGACCAACTTATTTTTCTAAGGATTCTAAAAATCATCTTAGTGATAAAACGTGGTTACGAAAACATGTTATGATACTCCATGATTCATATATAGGGGATATAGTAGAGTTTCTCTCCAATGGTTTACTATATATTTGATTCTAAAAAGGAATATTGTTAAATATATTCATTTTCTATTTTATGACTAATACTTTTTACTTACAAAATTTACAAATTGATTCCTTATATTTTGTTTTTCATAAAGATTTCATAAATTATATATTTATGTCAAACATTTATTATATTAAAAATTACATTACATTATATTAAAAACATAATACATTTTAACTTAAACATCATCATTAGTGTATCTTTCCCACAAAATGGTCAATTAACAAATTTTGAATACGAAATGAGCTTCTTTATCTTTGATTTTTTCTGAATCGACCAAGAAAATATTCAAATGGAATATCATTTGGATAATATTTTACATTTTTGGTGGACCTGGGAGCAATTTACTAGAAAATTAAGTCAATAATATCTATAATTTTAATTTAATGTTATGTTGCTTATTTTTAATTTTAGTACTTGTTTTCTTTGGCTAATCTTATAAAATTATTTTTAATTTAGTACTTTTTTTCTTTGGCTAATAAAATAAGTCTCCAACGTTTATATATATTGTGTTGAACATAACATGTTGTTTGCATAATTAAATTACACAAATAAATAGTTACAAAATAAAAAGATTAAATAATAAAAGGACTAAAGTATAAATAAAAAGATTTTACTCTATAATAGAGTAAAAAATAGTGTTAACTCCGAATATAGAGTAAGAAATAAATATATACTATTTTAGAGTGGGATATAGAACGGGGTTAGAGAAGGTTTTACTCTATAATAGAGTTTAGTGTAGAAAATAGAGTGGGTCGGAGATGCTATAAGGTAAGAGAAAGAGATGATGGTGTTAAGACTATAAACCGTTGTTTTGGAAAAGAAAATAGAAGGGTCTTATATTTTCATCGACAATGAAAAGATATAACAATGCAGAAATTGTTTAACGACATGGCAAGTTGAAGCTTTATGATAGGTTAATTTTTTTTGTGCCTATGTGGATAGGCTGAAAGCTCTAGCTCAATCCCTTTATATATTGAGATTTTTTCGTTTTGTATATTTTGCACCTATTATAGATCTCATTATAGTTTTTCTTTTTATTTAATTTAAAAAGGTTAAATTACACGGGCACTATATTCTTCTCATTTATATTCTTTTTTAGGTTTTTGAGTATAAATTCTTACTCTCAGACTCATCTCCAGAAATTAGTCAATGTTGCTTGAAATTTTTATAGATTTTATCTATTTTCCCCCATTTTCTTTGACAATTATTTGTTTGTTTATAAAAATTCATTGGGTTTCCTATCATCTATCTAATTTCAATGTTAGATTACAGATGATGGTGTATTATCTACTACATAAAAACTTAACTATCCCGATAAATTGAAAAGTCATACGATCTTTTTATTTATTTAAGTTGCATTTCTTAAAAGTGTGTATATATATATTATATATGATGGAAAGATAGAAATGAAGAAATGTAGTCATGTAGAGCCCCAACATTTAGTCAGACACAATAGTACCAATAGAGACTAGAGAGGATAATGGCTTAGAGCATCCGCATTAGCGGTTTTTGATGGGTTCATGGGCTCGAGTTCTTAGGTCCGAAGGGATTAAAGAAAAAGAAAAAAGAGTTTATTTCGATGAACCGGGCCTTACGAGTGAACCCGTAGGAGGCGAGTTCAAGCCACGCGTCGATCACTGAATGGCTGCTCTTTTCCGCGTTGACGACGACGAAAGTAGGGTTTCTGCGTAACTCGATTCATTTCTCTCCTCTCTGAAAATGCTAGTAAGGGATCTAAATCGATATCTGGGTTTCGATAAAGGGTTGTAGCTCGTGATGGTGGTTTGATTTAGGGTTCGTTTCTCTGAGATTTCAAATCGAGTTATGGGTTTCGAGTAATGGTTGTAAATCGATTTGTGGGTTTCGTTTTATGGTTTAATTCGTCAAGAGGGAAAACTTTAAGGTTTCGTTTAATCATTATGTTTCGTTATTATGGTTTAATAATTTTGAATTAATTGACAGATGGATCCGGCAGAAGAGAGAAGACATTCAAAGAGGCAAAACGATTACACCAACATGTTAGGGTTCGTGGCCGATTCAGAATACGGGATTCCTAGAAGGTGTCCATGTGGTGGGAGAATCATTGATGAGGTTCGCGGGAAGGACGACTACGACACTCTTCCTGGGAAGCGGTTCTTCACCTGTAAAAACTACGAGGTAAGTCTGATTTTTCACGGTTTGATTATCGTTGATGGGTTCCATTATCGAAAAGTGTCTGATTTTTGTTTATGTTGTAACCAAGGCTGATGGGTTCCATTATCGTCAGCCTTGGGTGATAGGTGTGCAGGAAGAGATCGAAAGGTTGACTAAGCGGGTGGAGGAGGCTGAGCAGGTGATGATGGGGGTGTCGAATCTTAGTAAACAGATTGAGACACTGGAGGTTAGTGAACTTTCTTTGCTCTTTCATTGCTGTTACATTATAGTTATCTAGTTTTTTTTGCGTGACTAACACTTTTTCATTGATGTTTCCATGTCCAGGAACATGTTAAAATCCTCTCTGGGCAGGTAGATTACCTCACCGTGCAGGTGGCTGACCTGGAGAAGGTCTGCTTCGAATGAAAAGTAAAGGTAAGACTCAACTAAATTGTATCTGTGATCATTGCTATATGTCTGTTCGAAAATGTTTATGTTTTAAAAAAAGTAGAGGTAGTTCAACTTTTTAATAAAAAGTTAACCGTTTTTAAAACTGAACTAGAGCTAGAACTTAATGTAAGCTTAAAAGAAATAGAACTACAACTACAAGTAAAGTAAACTACAACGAGAACTAGAACTATAACTAGAACTTAAGAAAGCTATCATTAATTCTCTGTTGGTTGGTTGGTTGGTTGGTTGCTGTGATGAATGTTCGATTGTACTTAGCTGTAGTCAATTTTTTCCACTGATTTGATGTGTATTGACTGCTCTATGTGAACTAGTTGTTGTGTAATGGCTTCTCTAATGAATGTTTGGTAGGTAGAGTTTGTTTAATTGTTCTCTCCTATCAAAGGAAAAACTAGTTTATAAACATAGCAAATCCACTTGTTAAAACACACAAACATAAGAACACCAAACCAAACCTAAACCAAAATGGAACCTTTCTCCCTTAACTCTCCCGGGTTTGTTAACCTATTAGCTTCGCAGAGCAGTCCACCAATAGACACAGACTCTGCTGAGGCAGCTAGTAACTCTCCCGGGTTAGTTAAACCATTGGAAAGGAGAAAGTGGGGACCCAAAGAAGACCTTGTGCTCATCAGTGCTTGGTTGAACACGAGCAAGGATCCCATAGTCAGTAATGAGCAGAAGGCAGGAGCGTTTTGGAAGAGAATAGAGGAGTATTTCAATTCAAGCCCTCAGCTCATTGGCTCTGTTCCTAGAGAGTGGAGTCAATGTAAGCAGATGTGGGGAAGAGTGAATGAGCAGGTGTGCAAGTTTGTGGGAAGCCATGAAGCCGCTTTGAAGGAGCAAGCGAGTGACCAAAAGGAGAATGATGTCATGAAGGCTGCCCATGACATCTTCTTAAATGACTATCATGTCAAGTTCACCCTTGAACATTGCTGGAGGGAACTGAGGTTTGATCAAAAATGGAGATCAGACTCTTTCTCGAGAGATGGTGCAAAGGAGAAACGGAAGGAATCAGGTCCGGAGGTGGTGCCTGACGAGGAAGCGGTTAGGCCTCTTGGTGTTAAGGCTAGCATAGCAACCAAACGCAAGAAGCACGAGAATGAAGCAGTTTTTGATCAAATACAGAGCATGCTAGCTCTGAAAAATACATTTCCAAACAAAAGATCCTTGATCGTCTCCTAGCCAAAAACGAAGACACACTTTCTGATCAAGAAGTGTCTCTTAAGAATAAACTCATCTCTGAAATGCTTTGATTTGGTCAGTGCCTTGAATTTGAGTGAATATTAGAGTCGTAGAATCTGTTTAGGTTGATTGGCTTAGGTTGATTGGATGAACTTGTTTAAGTTGGTTGAATTTTTGAGTTTTGAATATGTTATATTAGCTTGTTTAACTTGGTTGAATTCTTGAGCTTTTGAATATGTTCTATTAGCTTGTTTAGCTTTATTGAATCTGTTTTCTTTTCTTTTGCAGGTCACGGGTTCCAGGTCACGGGTTCCAGGTCACGGGTTGCAGGTCACGGGTTGGAGGTCATGGTGTTGCAGGTCAAGCCTTGTTGTTCTTTATGTCTGTTTGTTTCATAGGTAGTTTAAGCCACGAGAAAGTGTAGCCTTTTGTTTCTTTCTACACTTATTTTGCACACGGATGTACTATGTTTTGTAACTCACAACTTGATTCACGGATGTACTATATTTTATAACTCTCTATATATAAACTATGTCTCTCTATCTTTATAAAATGTGCAACTTGATTCAAAGTCTTTCACTTCTCTTTCTTTAAAAAATGTGTATGTTTCTTTCTCACAGCTGTGTATGTTTCTTTCTTTACAAACTTTGCTTCTTTCAATTCAAGAGTAGTTCACAAAGTTGTTGAAAGAGAACTAGAAACTCCAAGCTCACAAATTCAAGAGTAGTTCACATATGTCATGCACAAAGTAACTCACAGCTCACAAACGAGTTGACCAAACAAGAAACTCCAAGCTCAGAAAGTAGTTCTCACGGGTCGGGACAAGCGGTGAAGGGAGTTGGAACTCAGCTCTCATCTTCACATACCGAAAAAATATCAAATTCACTAGAAGGTAATTAAAACATGTTGCTTAGTAATAGCTTGGGAAGAAAGTATGGATTATGAAAAAAAAAAAGGATTATGAAAGAAGAAATATGGATTATGAAAGAAAAAATTGTGGATTATGAAAAAAATATTTATATTAAAATGCAACTATATGTTTAAAAGATATAAAGGGAACATATCTTGCCATAATCAAGAAAAAATATTTTATAATGAAAATATAGAAGAAATAATGAAAATAATAATAGGATTAAATATGAGTTACAAACCCCCTTTTGCCTTTTGTAAGAAGGAGAAGAGAAATAAATTGCTTCAACAATGTCTTCCTCATCAAGTGATGAAGTAGATGAAGCTTTAGAAGAAATAGTCGACCAAGTAGTTGATAATTTCATCGACTCAATGGTTGATGTTCAAGCCAACAAGCCGAAGAGACGAGCTTATATCGAAAGAGATCGGGAACGAGGACACAATCAACTATGGAACGACTATTTCAAGGAAAATCCTACATACCAACCGGAAATGTTTAGGCGGCGTTTTCGAATGAACAAGCCATTGTTCCTTCACATTGTCGATCGCCTAAGTATTGAAGGTCCATACTTTCAGCAAAGAAGAAATGCACACAGAAGGTACGGGCTATCTGCACTTCAAAAGTGTACGGCAGCTATACGTATACTGGCATATGGTCAATCGGGAGATACATATGACGAATATCTCCTACTTGGTGAAAGTACAACACGTTTATGTTTGGAAAATTTCACTAATAGAATAATACAATTGTTTGGAGATGATAGACCTACACCAGATGATCTTCAACGATTACTCGATGTTGGAGAGGTACGCGGGTTTCCAGGGATGATAGGCAGCATCGATTGTATGCATTGGCAGTGGAAAAACTGCCCAACGGCTTAGAAAGGCCAGTACACACGTGGTTCAGGAAAGCCGACAATTGTCTTAGAAGCTGTGGCATCACATGATCTTTGGATATGACACACATTTTTTGGATTACCAGGTACCCTCAACGATATCAATGTTCTTGATCGGTCACCAGTTTTTGATGACATTTTACAAGGTNNNNNNNNNNNNNNNNNNNNNNNNNNNNNNNNNNNNNNNNNNNNNNNNNNNNNNNNNNNNNNTCCCACTTCCTCAAGGTCCTAAAGCAGAGCTATTTGCTGAACGTCAAGAATCCACCAGAAAAGATGTCGAACGGGCTTTTGGAGTATTGCAATCGAGGTTTGCAATAGTTAAAAACCCAGCTCTACTATGGGACAAGGAAAAGATAGGAAGGATTATGAGAACTTGTGTCATAATTGATACATCTGAGTTCGAGTCAGGAGAGTCAAGCAGAAGTTCCGAGGTGCAAAGGACAACAAGTTTTAATATCGGTAATATGCTAGGCATTCGCTATGAAGTTCGGGATTCAGAGAAACATGATCGTTTGAAAGCTGATTTAGTTGAAAATGTATGGCAAAAGTTTGGTAATGTAGATGAATAATCTTTGTATGTTCATGAATTCTCAATGTATTGAATAAAAACTTTTTAAATTTTTTTTATTTCTGTAATGAATTCTCAATGTATTGAATAAAAACTTTTAAAAAATTTTAAAAAATATTTTATTTTTATTCATGAATTCTCAATGTATTCAAAATTTAAAAAATAAAATAAAATATATTTTATTTTATTCCTAAGAACCCCTTTTTCAGGTTCACCAATGGAGGAACACAATAGATAGAGGTTCATCACTGTTCATGGTTCCATCATAAAATTATTAAAAAATTCTTATGAACCCAAGAGAGGGTTAACTAATGCAGATGCTCTTGGGGTCGCATGATCTATGTGTATCTT is a genomic window containing:
- the LOC106302730 gene encoding glutathione S-transferase T3-like, which produces MEPFSLNSPGFVNLLASQSSPPIDTDSAEAASNSPGLVKPLERRKWGPKEDLVLISAWLNTSKDPIVSNEQKAGAFWKRIEEYFNSSPQLIGSVPREWSQCKQMWGRVNEQVCKFVGSHEAALKEQASDQKENDVMKAAHDIFLNDYHVKFTLEHCWRELRFDQKWRSDSFSRDGAKEKRKESGPEVVPDEEAVRPLGVKASIATKRKKHENEAVTGSRSRVPGHGLQVTGWRSWCCRSSLVVLYVCLFHR